Genomic DNA from Flavobacterium sp. N502540:
ATTGAGCTGACCGGACAAATCGCTAAAGATGATGTTCTCGACATCGCGAAACGGAAAGGCAAACTTGCCGATTTTCACAATAGGCTCAAAGTTAACCAAAGCGCCCTGATTGACTTTAAACCCCAGTTTTCCGCGCATCGAGTTGCTAATCAATTCGCCACGGCTATTGATAAAACCGTTTACGCTGGCTGTACTCGTTAGTTTTCCTTTGATGTTGTTGGGGCTAAAAGACTGAATCCCGAAATTGTTAAACGATTTAAGAAAGCTTGCAATTTCGACCTTGTTTACCTGAGCATTCGAACTGAAAGCATAGTTTTTTCCGTTGGGCACCACTTCACTGTCAAAAGTAATAGTGCCTCCGGACGTTTGCAGCGAACCGTTTTTGATGACCAGTTTCGAGTCCAGCATCTGAATTCGGGCTATGGTATTGGTGGCAACGAGTTTGTTGTAATTGATTTTGTCGGCTTTGATATCGATCACCACCGAGCATTTGTCGATTACACTTCTGAGATGATTCGAAATCGTGGGGCTTTTGGAAGTCTTGGCCGGGCCTTTTACTTTTTGTGAACTGGCCAGAACGCCCAGAAATTGTTTGAGATCGATATTAGGACAATAGATTTTCCAGTTGACAATCATTTTTTCGGGAGCATTATAATAGAGGTTCAGGAAATTGTCAATTTCTCCTTCGATGAAAATCGTATTCTTATTGTGTTTGTAGGCAATTTGTTTGATGAGTAAAGCTTTCTCGGTAAAGTCAAGATGAATGTTGGTTTTTACAGCACGAACATTTTTCGGAATATAATGAAACGAGGCGTCGTCAACATCTATTTTACCAATAAAACGCGGTTTGGTAATGTACAGGTCAACAATGTCAAACTGAAATGCCAGGTTGGCTTTGGCATGACCGCTTGTAAACTGAATCCACTTGTCGTTGCTTATTTGGTTGAGTCTTTCAATGTCGAAATCAGAACTTAGATTTCCGGTGGCAAGTGGTTTCTCGAGATTATTGATCGACAATTGCGGAATGGTAAGCGGAATGTTTTCGTATTCCCCCGTAAATTTCGTTAAAATAATAGCCGAATTGGCATCGTTATAACCGGCCGTTGGTTTGAAATTATTGGTGAAAATGCCTTTAAAGTGGCAGTCTTTAATCAATCCGTCTGGTATAGAAAGTTCGTTGTTTTTGGCAATCGCCTGAACGACAATTCTGGGATCACCTTCGGCATTAAAATCACCTTTGATGTCGCAATTTACCTCAATCTCTTTTTTCAGATTAAATCGGTTAAGTTTAGAACTGATGTTTGCCGATAATAAGTTCGACGCATTTTGCCACAAAATAGACGTACTGATATTGATTCCGAAAAGTGCATTTCCTTTAGCCAGATTAAAAAAAGCGATGATATCAAAAGAGTCTGTTCCAATTTTTAGGTCCTTAGTCACCACGTCAATTCTTTCTTTTGGAGCGGAATAAGCTACTGCAAAAGTACCTTTGAGTTCTTTTTGTTTTGCAAAACTTCCGTGTACCGTATTAAAGGCAAGACTTTTAATTTGGGTGTTTAGATAAACATCGGTTTGCCAGTTGTCGCCGTCATGCTTTACTTTCGATTGTAAGCGATCGACATCAAAATCAAACAATTTATGCCCAAGCAGATTGTTTAAAGTAAAGTGAACTCCGTTTAGTTCAATCTGGTCAATTGTAGTTTCGGTATCTGATTTGTTTTCCGGTGCTTTTTTCTTTTTCGGCTTAAAAATATTGGCATTCGAATAACCGTTTGGCGCTTTATACACATAGATCGCCGCGTCGTTGATGAGGATTTTGTGAATATTGATTTCGTTTTGAATTAAACTCCAAACGTTCAGCCGCACTTCAATTTCTTTGGCTTTCAATAAAGTGTGTTGGTGCGTGGCCCATTGATTGTCTTTGACTTCAACTTCTTTTAAAGCCAAAGTAAAGTTAGGGAAACCAGTCAGAAACTTATAATGAAAATCTCCAATATGAAATTTCCCGTTGATGTTTTCATTGATTTTAGTGTTGATCTTGGTAATGATTTCGGCTTTATTCCGATTAAAATAAATTGACAATCCGCCACAAGTAAGAAGGAGTAAAGCAATAA
This window encodes:
- a CDS encoding AsmA-like C-terminal region-containing protein; this encodes MKATLLRIKNFFQSLHFRKYARRFGFFILGLIALLLLTCGGLSIYFNRNKAEIITKINTKINENINGKFHIGDFHYKFLTGFPNFTLALKEVEVKDNQWATHQHTLLKAKEIEVRLNVWSLIQNEINIHKILINDAAIYVYKAPNGYSNANIFKPKKKKAPENKSDTETTIDQIELNGVHFTLNNLLGHKLFDFDVDRLQSKVKHDGDNWQTDVYLNTQIKSLAFNTVHGSFAKQKELKGTFAVAYSAPKERIDVVTKDLKIGTDSFDIIAFFNLAKGNALFGINISTSILWQNASNLLSANISSKLNRFNLKKEIEVNCDIKGDFNAEGDPRIVVQAIAKNNELSIPDGLIKDCHFKGIFTNNFKPTAGYNDANSAIILTKFTGEYENIPLTIPQLSINNLEKPLATGNLSSDFDIERLNQISNDKWIQFTSGHAKANLAFQFDIVDLYITKPRFIGKIDVDDASFHYIPKNVRAVKTNIHLDFTEKALLIKQIAYKHNKNTIFIEGEIDNFLNLYYNAPEKMIVNWKIYCPNIDLKQFLGVLASSQKVKGPAKTSKSPTISNHLRSVIDKCSVVIDIKADKINYNKLVATNTIARIQMLDSKLVIKNGSLQTSGGTITFDSEVVPNGKNYAFSSNAQVNKVEIASFLKSFNNFGIQSFSPNNIKGKLTSTASVNGFINSRGELISNSMRGKLGFKVNQGALVNFEPIVKIGKFAFPFRDVENIIFSDLSGQLNMRGEQIDINNLTISSNVLNIDVNGIYSFGQGTNLALTVPLRNSKNDAKLATQAERDAVRERGIVLHLLAVDDNGKMKIKWGKRDK